The following are from one region of the Nocardioides marmotae genome:
- a CDS encoding mycofactocin-coupled SDR family oxidoreductase: MTGGGPTRVALVTGAARGIGAATVRALGDQGYGVTAVDICAGDQSPPGLRYPLASADELASAAAQGGEHVLAVQADVRDAEALERAVAATVERFGRLDAVVAAAGVVVGGQPQWETPTEHLRTLMDINVLGVWNTASAAVPVMLSGPDPSRCRFVAVASAAGERGLFRLAGYTASKHAVVGIVRGLAADLVGTGATAVAVAPGSTRTAMLAGTADLYGTTADALAHHQGIRRLIEPEEVAEVIVLCCSPVGAVLNGSVVRADGGFAG; the protein is encoded by the coding sequence ATGACCGGCGGAGGGCCGACGCGGGTAGCGCTGGTCACGGGAGCAGCACGCGGCATCGGCGCGGCGACCGTGCGGGCGCTGGGCGACCAGGGCTACGGCGTGACCGCGGTGGACATCTGCGCCGGGGACCAGAGCCCGCCCGGCCTCAGGTACCCGCTGGCATCCGCCGACGAGCTGGCGTCGGCGGCGGCGCAGGGCGGGGAGCACGTGCTGGCCGTGCAGGCCGACGTCCGCGACGCCGAGGCGCTCGAGCGCGCCGTCGCGGCCACCGTGGAGAGGTTCGGCCGGCTCGACGCCGTCGTCGCTGCCGCCGGGGTCGTCGTGGGCGGGCAACCGCAGTGGGAGACGCCGACCGAGCACCTGCGCACCCTCATGGACATCAACGTCCTCGGCGTGTGGAACACCGCCAGCGCGGCGGTCCCCGTCATGCTGTCGGGCCCGGACCCCTCCCGGTGCCGCTTCGTCGCGGTCGCGTCAGCGGCGGGGGAGAGGGGGCTGTTCCGCTTGGCGGGCTACACCGCGAGCAAGCACGCGGTGGTCGGCATCGTCCGCGGTCTGGCCGCGGACCTCGTGGGCACCGGTGCGACCGCGGTCGCGGTCGCGCCGGGCTCGACCCGGACGGCGATGCTGGCAGGGACCGCCGACCTCTATGGCACCACTGCTGACGCGCTGGCCCATCACCAGGGGATCCGCCGGCTGATCGAGCCCGAGGAGGTGGCCGAGGTGATCGTCCTGTGCTGCTCGCCCGTGGGGGCCGTCCTCAACGGATCGGTGGTCCGGGCCGATGGGGGGTTCGCCGGATGA
- the mftF gene encoding mycofactocin biosynthesis glycosyltransferase MftF (Members of this protein family, MftF, are glycosyltransferases, members of PF00535 (glycosyl transferase family 2). The encoding gene is found as part of the mycofactocin cassette, in Mycobacterium tuberculosis, many other Actinobacteria, and occasional members of other lineages. Mycofactocin itself, a putative redox carrier, is a heavily modified derivative of the C-terminal Val-Tyr dipeptide of the mycofactocin precursor MftA (TIGR03969).), translated as MTLPQGYAVRLSKDAIGLAGRAVLVGGSPLTAMRLSARAQQLLTHRTVVVGDPPSAQLVERLLATNLAAPVVERLAPVPAAELTVVIPVRDRPAQLGRALAGLTEVRRLVVDDASEDPAAVAEVARRFGATYLPLHHNLGPAGARNVGLRHVLTPYVAFVDSDVETTTGDLLALTRHFADPSVALVGPRVVGRSRSARPRWFETYDEVASSLTLGRTPASVRPGAAVAWLPSACLVGRTAALGAGFDERMRVGEDVDLVWRLIADGHRVRYDPTVQAPHDTRSTLGGWLGRKAFYGTGSGLLGARHGQAVAPAILSPTSAVAGAALLVARPRLLPLGLVGLVWGARSVARVLPDVPGRGPTSARIAARGLGWAVRQESALLVRHWWPAAAVVAPFSRNLRRALGVALLVDTAVMVAEHVEDRARLRPSALLARRLDDLAYGAGLWRGALAARSAQALLPRVPRSPGRSRRNTSAATSARSRPACP; from the coding sequence ATGACGCTGCCGCAGGGGTACGCCGTCCGGCTCAGCAAGGACGCGATCGGCCTGGCTGGCCGTGCGGTGCTCGTGGGCGGATCACCTCTCACCGCCATGCGGTTGTCCGCGCGAGCGCAGCAGCTCCTGACGCACCGCACCGTCGTGGTCGGGGATCCCCCGAGCGCCCAGCTCGTCGAGAGACTCCTGGCCACCAACCTCGCCGCCCCCGTGGTGGAGCGCCTCGCTCCGGTGCCGGCGGCGGAGCTGACAGTCGTCATCCCGGTCCGGGACCGTCCCGCCCAGCTCGGCCGGGCCCTGGCGGGGTTGACCGAGGTGCGTCGTCTCGTGGTCGACGACGCCTCGGAGGACCCGGCCGCGGTCGCTGAGGTCGCCCGCCGGTTCGGCGCGACGTACCTTCCCCTGCACCACAACCTCGGCCCCGCCGGCGCGCGAAACGTGGGTCTTCGACACGTCCTCACGCCGTACGTCGCGTTCGTCGACTCCGATGTCGAGACCACGACCGGGGACCTCCTCGCGCTCACCCGGCACTTCGCCGATCCCTCGGTGGCGCTGGTCGGGCCCCGGGTGGTCGGGCGCAGCAGGTCCGCGCGGCCCCGCTGGTTCGAGACCTACGACGAGGTCGCCTCCTCCCTGACCCTGGGTCGGACCCCGGCCAGCGTCCGCCCCGGGGCGGCCGTCGCCTGGCTGCCGAGCGCCTGCCTCGTCGGCAGGACCGCCGCGCTGGGCGCCGGCTTCGACGAGAGGATGCGGGTGGGGGAGGACGTCGACCTGGTCTGGCGATTGATCGCCGACGGCCACCGGGTGCGCTACGACCCCACCGTCCAGGCCCCTCACGACACCCGATCCACCCTCGGCGGCTGGCTCGGCCGCAAGGCGTTCTACGGCACCGGCAGTGGCCTGCTCGGTGCGCGGCACGGTCAGGCCGTGGCTCCGGCGATCCTGAGCCCTACGTCCGCCGTGGCTGGCGCCGCCCTGCTCGTGGCCAGGCCGCGCCTCCTGCCGCTCGGCCTCGTCGGCCTGGTCTGGGGGGCGCGATCCGTCGCCCGGGTGCTCCCCGACGTACCGGGCCGCGGCCCGACGTCAGCACGGATCGCAGCGCGCGGGCTCGGGTGGGCGGTGCGCCAGGAGTCGGCGCTGCTGGTGCGGCACTGGTGGCCGGCCGCTGCCGTGGTCGCACCGTTCTCCCGCAACCTGCGACGCGCGCTGGGGGTCGCGCTGCTCGTCGACACCGCGGTGATGGTCGCCGAGCACGTCGAGGACCGGGCGCGCCTACGGCCTTCGGCCCTCCTCGCCCGCCGGCTCGACGACCTTGCGTACGGTGCGGGCCTCTGGAGGGGGGCGCTGGCCGCTCGATCGGCACAGGCGCTGCTGCCCCGGGTGCCGAGATCGCCAGGCCGCAGCCGACGGAACACCTCCGCGGCCACCTCCGCTCGGTCGCGACCTGCCTGCCCCTGA
- a CDS encoding LLM class flavin-dependent oxidoreductase, which produces MPDYGHPLRFGTFITPTAATPARPVELVVLSEELGYDLATFQDHPYQPSFLDTWTLMSYAAARTERIHLSGNVLNLPLRPPAVLAKSVASLDLLSGGRVALGLGAGGFWDAIEAYGGTRLAPGDAVDALAEAIRVIRGVWDTADRSVLAVDGAHHRIHGAKRGPAPAHAVPIWLGALKPRMLRLVGRAADGWLPSLPYLQPGDLARGMRVIDEAARAVDRDPAEVVRLLNITPDTEADEIVRLATEDGVSTFIVIGDDEDDLRRFAALTSEVRERVGEARVSGGLRERGRVRGGSALARRLPGIGYDDLPPELAERAVEPGDPAYPRYTSSYLRGGAPGLVLRPRDVAEVRHAVAVARDHRELPLGVLSGGHGISGRSLNRGGLVIDVSALDAVEVIDPGAGRVRLGPGARWADVARTLAPHGLAISSGDFGGVGVGGLATAGGIGWFARSHGLTIDHLTRVEMVLADGRVVRASANDEPDLFWGVRGAGANFGIATSFELTAARVGTIAFAQLAFDATDTADFLVRWGREIEAADRRVTGQVILGARQGGRRIGQALLVVDSADPDTVVACLRPIAEIAPLVQQQVVLTTYDQLMGMFDTSEPQRGRGEPRSHSGLADHLTPVLAVEVADLLDTGTSPFFSIRAVGGAVADVPSAATAYAGRGAAFSLAAFGGGGAFDAAWERLAPHLSGSYLSFETGTGARWIERAFPPAHLARLRELKRRYDPTGLFHDNFFIDPAVDAVVDAAAPSMEGPAA; this is translated from the coding sequence ATGCCCGACTACGGTCACCCCTTGCGCTTCGGCACCTTCATCACCCCGACGGCCGCGACCCCGGCGCGGCCCGTCGAGCTCGTGGTCCTCAGCGAGGAGCTCGGCTACGACCTCGCGACGTTCCAAGACCACCCCTATCAGCCGTCCTTCCTCGACACCTGGACGCTGATGTCCTACGCCGCGGCACGCACCGAGCGGATCCACCTCTCCGGCAACGTCCTCAACCTGCCGTTGCGCCCGCCGGCCGTGCTCGCGAAGTCGGTCGCCAGCCTCGACCTCCTCTCCGGCGGCCGCGTCGCGCTGGGCCTGGGCGCCGGCGGGTTCTGGGATGCGATCGAGGCGTACGGCGGCACGCGACTCGCCCCCGGCGACGCGGTGGACGCCCTCGCCGAGGCGATCAGGGTCATCCGTGGCGTCTGGGACACCGCCGACCGGTCGGTCCTCGCGGTCGACGGCGCCCACCACCGGATCCACGGCGCCAAGCGCGGTCCGGCCCCCGCCCACGCCGTACCGATCTGGCTCGGGGCGCTCAAGCCGCGGATGCTGCGCCTGGTCGGCCGGGCCGCCGACGGCTGGCTCCCCTCGCTGCCCTACCTCCAGCCCGGCGACCTCGCTCGGGGGATGCGCGTGATCGACGAGGCCGCCCGGGCGGTCGACCGCGACCCCGCGGAGGTCGTGCGGCTGCTCAACATCACCCCCGACACCGAAGCCGACGAGATCGTCCGCCTCGCCACCGAGGACGGGGTGAGCACCTTCATCGTGATCGGCGACGACGAGGACGACCTGCGCCGCTTCGCGGCGCTGACCAGCGAGGTCCGCGAGCGCGTGGGCGAGGCGCGCGTGAGCGGCGGGCTGCGCGAGCGCGGCAGGGTCCGCGGCGGCTCCGCCCTGGCGAGGCGGCTGCCCGGGATCGGCTACGACGACCTGCCGCCAGAGCTGGCCGAGCGCGCGGTCGAGCCGGGCGACCCGGCGTACCCCCGCTACACGTCGAGCTACCTCCGCGGCGGCGCGCCCGGGCTCGTCCTCCGCCCGCGCGACGTCGCCGAGGTACGGCATGCCGTCGCCGTCGCCCGCGACCACCGCGAGCTGCCGCTCGGCGTCCTCAGCGGCGGGCACGGCATCTCCGGCCGCTCGCTCAACCGGGGCGGGCTGGTCATCGACGTCAGCGCGCTGGACGCGGTCGAGGTCATCGACCCCGGCGCCGGACGGGTCCGGCTCGGGCCCGGCGCCCGGTGGGCCGACGTCGCCCGCACGCTCGCGCCGCACGGCCTCGCCATCAGCAGCGGCGACTTCGGCGGCGTGGGCGTCGGCGGGCTCGCGACCGCCGGCGGGATCGGCTGGTTCGCCCGCAGCCACGGCCTCACCATCGACCACCTCACCAGGGTCGAGATGGTCCTGGCCGACGGCCGGGTCGTCCGCGCCAGCGCCAACGACGAGCCGGACCTGTTCTGGGGCGTGCGCGGCGCGGGCGCCAACTTCGGGATCGCCACCTCCTTCGAGCTGACCGCCGCCCGCGTGGGCACGATCGCCTTCGCCCAGCTCGCGTTCGACGCCACCGACACGGCGGACTTCCTGGTGCGCTGGGGCCGCGAGATCGAGGCCGCGGACCGCAGGGTCACCGGCCAGGTGATCCTGGGCGCACGGCAGGGCGGGCGACGGATCGGCCAGGCGCTCCTGGTCGTCGACTCCGCGGATCCCGACACCGTGGTCGCGTGCCTGCGGCCGATCGCGGAGATCGCGCCCCTGGTGCAGCAACAGGTCGTGCTCACGACCTACGACCAGCTGATGGGCATGTTCGACACCAGCGAGCCGCAGCGCGGGCGCGGCGAGCCCCGCAGCCACTCGGGTCTGGCCGACCACCTCACCCCCGTCCTCGCGGTCGAGGTCGCGGACCTGCTCGACACCGGGACGTCGCCCTTCTTCTCGATCCGCGCCGTGGGTGGCGCGGTCGCCGACGTGCCGAGCGCGGCCACGGCGTACGCCGGGCGCGGCGCGGCGTTCTCCCTCGCGGCCTTCGGCGGCGGCGGAGCGTTCGACGCTGCCTGGGAGCGGCTCGCCCCGCACCTGTCCGGGAGCTACCTCAGCTTCGAGACCGGCACCGGAGCCCGGTGGATCGAGCGCGCCTTCCCACCCGCGCACCTCGCCCGGCTGCGCGAGCTCAAGCGGCGCTACGACCCCACCGGGCTGTTCCACGACAACTTCTTCATCGACCCGGCGGTCGACGCGGTGGTCGACGCGGCGGCTCCATCGATGGAGGGCCCGGCAGCCTGA